The Vigna angularis cultivar LongXiaoDou No.4 chromosome 6, ASM1680809v1, whole genome shotgun sequence genome contains the following window.
ctgaaaatttaaacttgaacaatGGAAAGGATTtaacactacaagtgtttaatCAAGAAACTATAAGAAGACTATTCCGCAACatcagcaacctccagctcttgcttcaagggaaactccgcgacaacatctgctcccatccaagtggatgatcatcgccaaagaaacatacccaaacagcacataacaaaaacaatgcaagggtgagctagatataaaagcatgttatacatataacacagttaattcaatgttatcatacttagattcgtataaaagagcAATTATAGCATGTTCATTAACCATAATTCcacccactcatacaacatgcaaaagtcatccaaacatggtaaattgacatctaaagacttgttactttataccccgactcgtccggactagaatgattaccgagctatggtgggtcttgcactcgtgatggctttatggaacttgagcacTACCGCTCTGGCACTCccgcctggtgaaactttgggcactcccgcccggtggaactttgggcactcccgcccggtggaactttgggcactcccgcccggccacaatcacgaggttaatccgttattactcaccttggatcatatggaagcatccaagactaggacctcctgctactcctcaccacatgttcaatcctctctacatgagaagaaagaccattggagattcaggatgacccccaaaactgagctaccatgtaatcattctatacaaccccaaaacaccaccatgtatcctctccttgaggatcatggaattacgtccatgaattaTACTGTTACGTTAAACCTTATCCCAAATTATGAATGACTAGATACCTCCACAATATCACATTAAATCCAAcgtatttcatacattcacataaatCCCATCAcagtatatatttttcaaacattttgcacataattcaattcaagagaaATGAACTTAAAACCCATCACCATTTGCAGACCATTGGatggacgaacactattcaccgagCGTTATAAACCGAACGCAAACTATGCCaattgaacgaacgctcaaagttTGAACAcaactaggccgaacgctaaaaccgaacgtCAAATTGGATTCAACACTATGTGGCCGAACGCTGATTgatacttaggacgaacgctatttattaacaggccgaacgctattttacTGATCACCcaatcaggacgaacgcttataTTGATACCTAGGACGAAGGCtaagaaatttaacaaaatgaccgaacgctctcTGCCGAACGCTAATTCCAGAATACTATAAGAACGGACGTTATTAGATGCTAGGCCGAACGATCATAATCACAGCAACACCAAGTTGGATTCAACACTACTGAGCCGTACGCTAATATCAAGTACCTAGGCCGAACGTTAGACCATTGAACACCCTATCGAATTCCTCACTgtcttggacgaacgctcaaagattaAACTTCCTCAACAGCCGAACGCTATATAAGACGGACGTTTAGAGCCTAGTTAGATAACTAGATCACTTTGCCGAACACCTAAATATTGGCCGATTGTCTTAGAACTGAGGACGAATGATTTCAACTTAACCGAACGGTACTAACTCtcctgaccgaacgctacactcatcAGGACGAACACTCAATATataacttaaggacgaacgctcaacatacaacttaaggacgaacgctcaacatacaacttaaggacgaacgctcaacatacaacttaaggacgaacgctcaacatacaacttaaggacgaacgctcaacatacaacttaaggacgaacgctcaacataaaacttaaggacgaacgctcaacatacaacttaaggacgaacgctcaacagaagaaaagaccgaacgctcgacTTAGAATAAAGGCCGAATTGGTCgagcaaattggacgaacgtccaattcaGCTCGAACGAACGCGTTCCGCTGCATCTCGCGCTCCGGCGCGAGATGCTGTGCGCGGCATTTCCAGAGGctggggcgcctgggcgcgacaggggcgcccgggcgagaattctgcagaatgcagaattctgcagatttgaggcCAGAACCTCgttttaccattttcaaccctttttattaacttctaacaccctaaattcatgttttatactagattgaacttatctaattgattataaacgttccatattcaattcttaagggattcatactcaaattcaaccataaaacaccaattttcacaacttagatatccaaaatccaattctaccactttacacctattttgatcaatttgatggttctaacaagtcacaatacagtgggtgaaactgttcccaaggctcaataacactctagaccccaaatactcaaaatcactatctcacttcctctccaaaagactaaaaagctatgaaattccaatttccttcaattctaaaacatacaagattacatacatgaatcaacacatcaatttcagtccaaccatacatacaaccacaattttctagcatcctactcatgcaaccactatcaacatccagaaaatccaactccccttacctcttgaagacctcctagcaAATCTTGAATGCAGTGAAATTCCAAACGTTCTCTGCCTCACCACTGGATGCAGCAagcttcctcttctccttctcccgtACGTGCAGTAAGTTTTCTCCTTCCTCCAGATGCAGAATCCAAAACTCCCTTCAATCCCTGGTTCTCtctttaagaagaaaggaattGGTGTACTCCACTGCTGGTGCCAGCTCAGCCGTCCCCTTCTCCATCCTCAGTGCTCAATCCCACTATGAAGGTAAGTGATGATGGTGCTTGGAGCACTTCTTGGTGGCTGGAACACTCCAAGGTGGGGAGACCCACCACCATCCACTGCTGCCCACTTAAAGCTCCACTAGCCGCCCACTACCTCAGCTGCAGCCGCCCACTAAGCTTCTTCTCCCACTACCAAAATGCAGCCCCCTTTTGAAACCCTTCCTCACCACTTCAAGATGCAGCCGTTCCTCCCCCTTTCCAGCTAAGGACGGACGCTCGGTCCTTACACCTaatcattttgttattttttttactattattatttagaCAGAagaataaatgtaatatttaagaTACTTAgggtatttttttaatacaaaatatatttagattttaatgaTGATGCACGATAATgtaaaaagtattatattatcatctaattaaatttatatttaatatgactATTAGAAAACCATTATGCATTagaatacataatttatttgtcTTATCTTTAATCTCAATATCATCCAAATTTTATGTCCTATTAATTTTTTCGTAAATGTCAATATCAATttggtaaaataataattattttgacttaaatcaatttaaattccAATTAAAAGGTTGGTGATTAAAATATCACAATTACATCATTAAATTTatacaaacaaattaaataataaataatagataaaaattaacagttgaattaataaatattttttaattaaatttaaatttgattttgaattgtaCCAAGAGGCTACTACTCTGAGCAGAATTATGCTTAagtattttaaagttataaatgaagaaaaaaccTGAGTGCAAgagaaaaattcataaaaagttATCAATCTAAAATTCCTGaacaaaagaatatttaatttaattcaagtatactaatagtataaatttattttaatttttcttggatgataaattatcatttttaataacaaacATATTTGTGATAAATTGTATCATatgaaagttaaaataaataaaaaattggtttATTCCTTCatctaaaagttttaaattatgttttttaattctacatttatttattattcgtGTGATGACTGCTAACATAAACAAAACAAtgagtgatatttttttaacaaaagaaagaataatGTAATATTCAAAAGTGTTGGTAAAAGtattaataaaactttaaaataattgatactTTGATTACTAAGCAAAGCATGTTAAACACGTAATCCTTGTTCTAATTCGTGGGTGAGATGGTGCTTGCAATTCCACCACCTTGTGGGGTCCACGTCCTATAAACAGTTCCTCACAATCAATTTTAACTTCCAtcttttttgtataaaaattataacacattatattagagaatcaaaatattttaaaaaatgttattcaaatagaatctaattaaaataaacagaTTAAATTTTGTGCAATATCACCCACAAATGGcatgttattatatataataaatttattagtttttgtaAAAATTCTCGTTTTATTCGGAAACACCCCAAATATTATTGTacagaaaaaatagaaaaatatatattgtttatgattaatatatttattttaacgtTTACGTGGAATGAAAATTAAACTGAGAAAACTGTTATATATGCGAAAGAGAAGGACATGGAAATAGATTGATTAGTACACATGAACAGATTGAATCTTTTGACGAAAGACGCAATTTCTGGAATTCAAGTTTCAcgttcttttcttctatttttcgtGTCAGTAAAAGCTTGGTCTCACtgcaaaagggaaaaaaaaaagagagatacAGACACAGTATAAAAATACAACCTTTTTCCATTTTCACCGGTCCCAACAATACCCAGTTTCCGTTTTCTTCATTCTCTTACATCCGTTATTTTGCTTCTTTCAGTCGCCATCTTAaggttcttttcattttatgttATATTCCGATGTGATTTTTTTCCCCTGAAGAAATTTCAATCGTTGGTAACGCATGGACATTGAAAGTGAAAGAAGTATGTTTTTTTGTCTGCTTCTATCTGGGGTCTGAGCTGTTTTTCTCTCCAcattctctttatttgtcttgaATGTATTCTCTCTAGTGGGATTCATGGGTTCTACCTCCGTATTCAAAAAAATCTTTCCTTTATGGGTTTTTATGATCATGTTAGGGTAAGAAGAGTCTGTCCGAACTTGTTTGAGACTTTCACCTTGTTGCTGAGTGGGTATTTTTGTCCATTTCAAATCTGGGTTCCATCTGTTTGTTGAAAAACCCCAAAGGGAAAAAGGTTTCGTAgttgaattgaattgaattgagGAAAAGAATGAAGGATTTTCCATCCTGTTTTGGTGAGAATGGGGTTCAAGTTGCGGATTCTTCGTCTTCAAGCGCTAATAAAAGTGCCCAGAACGTGGTTACTTGTGTTTATCAATGCAGGGTTGGCGGTAGTTCCTGTCTGATTACTGTCACATGGAGTAAGAATTTGATGGGGCAAGGTCTTGGTGTAGCGATCGACGATTCCTCAAGCCAGAGTCTTTGTAAGGTGGATATCAAACCGTGGGGATTTTCCAAGAGGAAAGGATGTAAGAGTCTAGAGTTTCATTCTTGTGGAGTTGACGTGTATTGGGATCTTTCTTCGGCTAAATTTGGTTCCAGCCCGGAACCTCTGGGGGGATTCTATGTTGCAGCTGTAGTGGATGGACAGATGGTTCTTCTTCTAGGGGATTTGAAGAGAGAAGCTTTCAAGAAGACCAATGCCAGCCCATTACCCCACAATGCATTTTTGATTGCCAAGAAAGAGCATGTTTTTGGTAAGAAGTTGTATGGTACCAAAGCTGTATTTTGTGACAATGGCCAAATTCATGACATTGTGATTGAGTGTGACACTGCAAGTGTTAGTGATCCGAGCCTTGTAATTCGCATAGACAGCAAAACAGTGATGCAAGTGAAGCGGTTGAGATGGAAGTTCAGGGGGAATCACACTATTCTGGTAGATGGCCTTGCTGTGGAAGTTTTCTGGGATGTTCATAATTGGCTCTTTGGTACATCCCTTGGAAATGCTGTCTTTATGTTCAGGACAAGCCTGTCCGCTTTGGACAAGTTGTTGGCTAGCCAACCGCCTTCTGATTTGCCATGGTC
Protein-coding sequences here:
- the LOC108342047 gene encoding uncharacterized protein LOC108342047; the encoded protein is MKDFPSCFGENGVQVADSSSSSANKSAQNVVTCVYQCRVGGSSCLITVTWSKNLMGQGLGVAIDDSSSQSLCKVDIKPWGFSKRKGCKSLEFHSCGVDVYWDLSSAKFGSSPEPLGGFYVAAVVDGQMVLLLGDLKREAFKKTNASPLPHNAFLIAKKEHVFGKKLYGTKAVFCDNGQIHDIVIECDTASVSDPSLVIRIDSKTVMQVKRLRWKFRGNHTILVDGLAVEVFWDVHNWLFGTSLGNAVFMFRTSLSALDKLLASQPPSDLPWSFSDRFPETKLQGPGFSLNLYAWKSQ